The following is a genomic window from bacterium.
TGACGTGCGGGAGATCGTCAAGGAGCGCTACGGCCGGGCCGCGCTCCGGGTGATCGAGGGGCAGGAAAAGGCCTCGTGCTGCAGGACAGGTCGAGGCTGCGGCTCGTCCGATCCGATCACGCGCGACCTCTATGACGCCGCCACCACGGCGGTGCTTCCGGAGGCGGCGATGCTCGCGTCGCTCGGGTGCGGCAACCCCACGGCGCTGGCGGAACTGAAGGAGGGCGAGGTCGTGCTCGATCTGGGCTCGGGGGGCGGGATCGACGTCTTGCTCTCGGCCAAGCGGGTGGGGCCGAGCGGGAAGGTCTACGGGCTCGACATGAGCGATGAGATGCTCGCCCTCGCCCGTCGGAACGCGGCCGAGGCCGGAGCCACGAACGTCGAGTTCCTGAAGGGCTACATCGAGGAGATCCCGCTTCCCGACAACAGCGTCGATGTGATCATCTCGAACTGCGTGATCAACCTTTCGGCCGACAAGCGGGCGGTGCTGGAGGAGGCGTTCCGGGTGCTCAAGCCAGGCGGGCGCTTCGCGGTCTCGGACATCGTGATTCGCGGCGAGGTCCCGCCGGAGGTCCGTCGGTCGTTGGAGCTCTGGGTCGGGTGCGTGGCAGGGGCGCTCGAGGCGAGCGAGTTCGCGCGTCTGCTGGTGGAGGTCGGATTCGAGAACCCGTCCATCGAGCCGACGCGGATCTACCGGGTGGAGGACGCGAGGTCGTTCCCGGAGGAGGCCGGCCTGGACGTGGACGTCTTCGCCGTGGTCGTAGATGGTCGGATCATCGCCGCGTTCGTCCGCGCGACCAAGCCCGAGACCGTGCGCGGGACCGGCGGCGCGACGGCGGCGTGCTGCGCGCCCGGGTGCTGCGCCTGAGCGGCACGGCGAACGAACCGCCGGAGAAGGCGATCTCTGCCGCAGCCGGCTCAGGGGCGGACGAGCGGACGAGCCGGGAAGCGTTCCGGGGCGCCCGCGGCGGACCAGGAGGGGGCGGGCCGGCGCAGCCGTGGGCGTGCGGGCGGGAGGAACCCTTCCCCCGTCGTTGCAGGTTTCGCCCCAGGAACCTGCGACCAAGATGCAACTGCCGCCGGAACCCGTTGCGGTGCAACGGCTTCCGGCGGCCCGTCCACTCCCGCGGCA
Proteins encoded in this region:
- a CDS encoding arsenite S-adenosylmethyltransferase, with product MSGDVREIVKERYGRAALRVIEGQEKASCCRTGRGCGSSDPITRDLYDAATTAVLPEAAMLASLGCGNPTALAELKEGEVVLDLGSGGGIDVLLSAKRVGPSGKVYGLDMSDEMLALARRNAAEAGATNVEFLKGYIEEIPLPDNSVDVIISNCVINLSADKRAVLEEAFRVLKPGGRFAVSDIVIRGEVPPEVRRSLELWVGCVAGALEASEFARLLVEVGFENPSIEPTRIYRVEDARSFPEEAGLDVDVFAVVVDGRIIAAFVRATKPETVRGTGGATAACCAPGCCA